One window of the Vigna radiata var. radiata cultivar VC1973A chromosome 1, Vradiata_ver6, whole genome shotgun sequence genome contains the following:
- the LOC106757603 gene encoding dehydration-responsive element-binding protein 2F-like encodes MARKRKVGEVVEERNICEGTMAWDEMMKQAAALGGVQRARKRFVGVRQRPSGRWVAEIKDTIQKIRVWLGTFDTAEEAARAYDEAACLLRGANTRTNFWPCSQSSTSPALSSKITNLLLQRLKERNNNTCSSSSSSTSTSLLINHQHMQQEVDAYGDGSTQFSIDQFTDFLNDPEDYSTSSNDFINNSAQIDYITSSFESCLTEDTKVDVQYKTSIVTPQTSSTDDSNSGVEDSEEEGTDFRFLDNIAPPGYYSPFEMAEEMEEPVEAENYGGDEPSMLRAMMKRMTYERKFSASLYAFNGIPECLKLKLESANMKGRGIITDQLTSLQMACSKNRLEKNEEEKEYMATMDEKQEEQHQQQTTTTTDMDSSSVDGELLLWNSLDLPPICFVNLLENGSFN; translated from the coding sequence ATGGCAAGGAAGAGAAAAGTTGGTGAAGTTGTGGAAGAGAGAAACATATGTGAGGGAACCATGGCTTGGGATGAGATGATGAAACAAGCTGCAGCACTTGGAGGAGTTCAAAGAGCCAGAAAGAGGTTTGTTGGGGTGAGGCAAAGGCCATCAGGTAGATGGGTGGCTGAGATCAAAGACACCATTCAGAAGATCAGAGTGTGGTTGGGGACTTTTGACACTGCTGAGGAAGCTGCAAGAGCCTATGATGAGGCTGCATGCTTGCTTAGAGGTGCAAACACAAGGACAAACTTCTGGCCATGTTCTCAATCTTCCACAAGTCCAGCACTTTCCTCAAAAATCACAAATCTCCTCCTTCAAAGGCTTAAAGAAAGGAACAACAACACTTGCTCCTCTTCctcatcctccacctccacctcacTTCTCATCAACCACCAACATATGCAACAAGAGGTTGATGCATATGGTGATGGATCAACACAATTCTCAATTGACCAATTCACTGACTTTCTCAATGACCCTGAAGATTATAGCACCAGCAGCAATGACTTCATCAACAACAGTGCACAGATTGACTACATTACTAGCAGTTTTGAATCATGTTTGACTGAAGATACAAAAGTGGATGTGCAATACAAAACCAGCATTGTGACACCACAGACTTCAAGTACTGATGACAGCAACTCAGGAGTGGAGGACAGTGAAGAAGAAGGCACTGATTTCAGGTTTCTAGACAACATTGCTCCACCTGGTTACTATTCTCCTTTTGAGATGGCTGAAGAGATGGAGGAGCCTGTGGAGGCAGAGAACTATGGAGGTGATGAGCCTTCAATGCTCAGAGCTATGATGAAGAGAATGACATATGAGAGGAAGTTCTCAGCTTCTCTCTATGCCTTCAATGGAATACCTGAATGCTTGAAGTTGAAACTTGAATCAGCAAACATGAAGGGAAGAGGAATAATAACTGATCAATTAACCAGCCTCCAAATGGCCTGCAGCAAAAACAGGCTTGAGAAGAATGAAGAGGAGAAAGAGTACATGGCAACAATGGATGAGAAACAGGAagaacaacaccaacaacaaacaacaacaacaactgaCATGGATTCTTCTAGTGTTGATGGAGAACTTTTACTTTGGAATTCACTAGATCTTCCTCCAATTTGCTTTGTTAATTTGCTAGAAAACGGTTCATTCAATTag
- the LOC106759492 gene encoding CSC1-like protein HYP1: MILSALLTSVGINLGLCFLFFTLYSVLRRQPGNITVYAPRLVAEGKVKEGGHFNLERLLPTAGWVKQAWEPSEDEFLSSSGLDAFVFMRIFIFSLKVFAVGGLIGMFVLVPINYAGSQLSDDSDFQHKSLDSFSISNVNNGSNRLWVHFSAAYIFTGIVCYLLYCEYLYISSKRIAYFYSSKPQPQQFTLLVRGIPVPPGSTCHDTVERFFLEYHPSTYLSHSVIRRNNKLQSLVNDADKLYKKLTNLKQNNDAPKRHRRDGCLGICGRKVDIVDHYERRLGDIEDNVRLEQSSLEAKEVQAAFVSFKTRFGAAIASRIQESVNPTEWVTEKAPEPHDVYWPFFTVSFLKRWISKVVVFVACTSITVLFLIPVAIVQGLTHLDQLETWFPFLKGILRLSVVSQIITGYLPSLILQLFLSFVPPIMVMLSSMQGYISWSQIQKSACTKVLWFTVWNIFFANVLSGSALYRVNVFLEPKEIPRILAEAVPSQASFFIAYVVTSGWTTIASELFQLTTLLSNFMSKTFCRNNGDFDPPSIPYHSEIPRIRLFGLLGVTYFILAPLILPFLLVYFCMGYIIYRNQLLKVYVPRFETGGEFWPTVHNSTIFSLVLMHIIGIGIFGLKKLPLASILTIPLPILTLLFNEYCQKRFFPIFKDYPAECLIKKDRADQNQHNMIEFYDELANAYNDPALMPKKYSERPDSQRSPLLNSS, from the exons ATGATTCTTTCTGCCCTTTTAACTTCTGTGGGAATTAATCTTGGcctctgttttttatttttcacccTATATTCTGTATTGAGAAGGCAGCCTGGTAATATCACTGTCTATGCGCCACGCCTAGTTGCTGAAGGAAAAGTTAAAGAGGGTGGCCATTTTAACTTGGAAAGATTGTTACCTACTGCTGGTTGGGTGAAGCAGGCATGGGAGCCTTCTGAGGACGAATTTTTATCATCTTCAGGCCTAGATGCTTTTGTTTTCATGCGCATATTTATCTTTAG TTTGAAAGTATTTGCTGTTGGTGGACTTATTGGTATGTTTGTTCTTGTTCCAATTAATTATGCGGGGAGTCAACTTAGTGACGATTCGGATTTTCAGCACAAGTCTCTGGATTCGTTCAGTATTTCTAATGTTAATAATGGTTCAAACAG GTTATGGGTCCACTTTTCGGCTGCATATATTTTCACTGGAATTGTTTGCTATCTTCTTTATTGT GAGTATTTGTACATTTCATCCAAAAGAATTGCTTATTTCTATTCATCCAAGCCTCAACCTCAGCAGTTTACCTTATTAGTCCGTGGTATTCCTGTTCCACCTGGAAGTACATGTCATGATACTGTTGAGCGTTTTTTCCTAGAGTATCACCCTTCCACATATCTCTCACATTCGGTGATCCGCCGAAACAACAAACTTCAAAGTCTTGTT AATGATGCAGATAAACTGTACAAAAAGCTTACCAATCTGAAACAAAACAATGATGCTCCTAAAAGGCACCGACGAGATGGCTGTTTGGGAATTTGTGGCCGCAAAGTCGATATTGTAGATCACTATGAAAGGAGATTGGGTGATATAGAAGATAATGTGAGACTGGAACAGTCCTCTCTAGAAGCAAAG GAAGTTCAAGCTGCCTTTGTCTCATTTAAGACACGGTTTGGTGCTGCAATAGCTTCGCGCATTCAAGAAAGTGTCAATCCCACAGAATGGGTTACTGAGAAAGCTCCTGAGCCTCATGATGTTTATTGGCCTTTCTTTACCGTTTCATTCCTCAAAAGATGGATCAGCAAGGTGGTAGTCTTTGTTGCCTGTACTTCTATTACGGTTCTCTTTTTGATTCCAGTTGCAATAGTACAAGGTCTTACCCATCTTGATCAATTGGAGACGTGGTTCCCCTTTTTGAAAGGCATACTAAGACT GTCAGTTGTTAGTCAAATTATAACAGGATACCTTCCCAGTTTGATTCTTCAGCTGTTTCTGTCATTTGTTCCACCTATTATGGTTATGCTTTCATCCATGCAAGGATACATTTCATGGAGTCAAATACAAAAGAGTGCATGCACTAAAGTATTATGGTTTACTGTCTGGAACATCTTCTTTGCCAATGTACTATCAGGGTCAGCTCTCTATCGAGTGAACGTCTTTCTTGAGCCAAAAGAGATTCCCAGAATACTAGCGGAAGCTGTACCATCCCAG GCATCCTTCTTCATAGCATATGTTGTAACTTCTGGATGGACCACTATAGCATCAGAACTATTTCAATTGACTACACTTCTTTCCAATTTTATGAGCAAAACTTTTTGTAGAAATAATGGTGATTTTGATCCCCCTTCAATACCTTACCATAGTGAAATTCCCAGGATTCGTCTCTTTGGTCTTCTTGGTGTAACATACTTCATCCTTGCTCCTTTGATACTGCCATTTCTCTTAGTCTACTTTTGTATGGGATACATCATTTATCGTAACCAG CTGTTGAAAGTTTATGTGCCAAGGTTTGAAACTGGAGGAGAGTTTTGGCCTACAGTGCACAACTCcacaattttttctttggtACTGATGCATATAATAGGCATTGGTATTTTTGGCTTGAAGAAACTTCCCCTTGCATCCATATTGACTATTCCTCTTCCAATTCTCACACTGCTATTCAATGAGTATTGCCAGAAACGGTTTTTCCCTATATTCAAGGATTACCCTGCAGAG TGTTTGATTAAGAAGGACAGAGCAGATCAGAACCAGCATAATATGATAGAATTTTATGATGAATTGGCCAATGCATACAATGATCCAGCTCTGATGCCAAAGAAGTATTCTGAGAGACCTGATAGTCAGAGATCTCCACTTCTGAATAGTTCATAG